In Streptomyces canus, one DNA window encodes the following:
- the glp gene encoding molybdotransferase-like divisome protein Glp — protein MSSAASRPTDQDHLWSVDEHLEDILATVRPLEPIELQLLDAQGCVLVEDVTVPVSLPPFDNSSMDGYAVRVADVAGASEEFPAVLDVVGDVAAGEAELLQVGPGQAARIMTGAPLPPGAETVVPVEWTDGGLGEGPVTGMRARSLAPEGAEGQVHVYRPAEARAHVRAEGSDVRAGDRALDAGTVLGPPQIALLAAIGRGTVRVRPRPRVVVMSTGSELVQPDESLGTGQIYDSNSFALTAAARDAGAIAYRVGAVADDAETLRSTIEDQLVRADLVVTTGGVSVGAYDVVKEALSSVGDEDEPGSGVDFRKLAMQPGKPQGFGSIGPDHTPLLALPGNPVSSYVSFELFVRPAIRTLMGLDDVHRPRTRATLTADKALTSPKGRRQFLRGAYADGSVGPVGGAGSHLVAALAQANALIVVPEDVESVEPGTEVEVVQLG, from the coding sequence CCTCGCGACCGTCCGCCCCCTCGAACCCATCGAGCTGCAGCTGCTCGACGCCCAGGGCTGCGTCCTGGTCGAGGACGTCACGGTCCCGGTGTCCCTGCCGCCGTTCGACAACAGCTCCATGGACGGGTACGCGGTGCGGGTCGCGGACGTGGCGGGCGCGAGCGAGGAGTTCCCGGCCGTCCTGGACGTCGTCGGGGACGTCGCGGCGGGCGAGGCGGAGTTGCTGCAGGTCGGTCCCGGGCAGGCCGCCCGCATCATGACCGGCGCCCCGCTGCCGCCCGGCGCCGAGACCGTCGTCCCCGTCGAGTGGACCGACGGAGGCCTCGGCGAGGGCCCGGTGACCGGGATGCGTGCCCGCAGTCTCGCCCCCGAGGGCGCCGAGGGACAGGTGCACGTGTACCGGCCCGCCGAGGCACGCGCGCACGTGCGCGCCGAGGGCAGCGACGTGCGGGCCGGCGACCGCGCCCTGGACGCCGGCACCGTCCTCGGCCCCCCGCAGATCGCCCTGCTCGCCGCCATCGGCCGCGGCACCGTCCGCGTGCGCCCGCGCCCGCGCGTGGTCGTCATGTCCACCGGCAGCGAACTCGTCCAGCCCGACGAGAGCCTGGGCACCGGCCAGATCTACGACTCCAACAGCTTCGCCCTCACCGCGGCCGCCCGGGACGCCGGCGCCATCGCCTACCGCGTGGGCGCCGTCGCCGACGACGCCGAGACCCTGCGCTCCACCATCGAGGACCAGCTCGTCCGCGCCGACCTCGTGGTCACCACGGGCGGCGTGAGCGTCGGGGCCTACGACGTCGTCAAGGAGGCGCTCTCCTCCGTCGGCGACGAGGACGAGCCCGGCAGCGGCGTCGACTTCCGCAAGCTCGCCATGCAGCCCGGCAAGCCGCAGGGCTTCGGCTCCATCGGCCCCGACCACACCCCGCTGCTGGCCCTGCCGGGCAACCCGGTGTCGTCGTACGTCTCCTTCGAACTGTTCGTCCGCCCCGCGATCCGCACCCTCATGGGCCTCGACGACGTCCACCGGCCGCGGACCAGGGCGACCCTGACCGCGGACAAGGCGCTGACCTCGCCCAAGGGACGCCGGCAGTTCCTGCGCGGTGCCTACGCCGACGGCTCGGTCGGCCCGGTCGGCGGCGCCGGCTCCCATCTGGTGGCCGCCCTCGCGCAGGCCAACGCGCTGATCGTCGTCCCGGAGGACGTGGAGTCCGTCGAGCCCGGGACCGAGGTCGAAGTGGTCCAGCTCGGCTGA
- the moaC gene encoding cyclic pyranopterin monophosphate synthase MoaC: MSTQDRLTHIDEAGAARMVDVSGKDVTARTARASGRVLVSPRVIELLRGEGVPKGDALATARIAGIMGAKRTPDLIPLCHPLSVSGVKLDVSVADDAVEILATVKTTDRTGVEMEALTAVSVAALTVIDMVKAVDKGAVITDVRVEEKTGGKSGDWSRA, from the coding sequence ATGAGTACGCAGGACCGACTGACGCACATCGACGAAGCGGGGGCCGCCCGCATGGTCGATGTCTCCGGCAAGGACGTCACGGCACGCACCGCGCGTGCCAGTGGACGTGTTCTCGTGTCGCCCCGAGTGATCGAGCTGCTGCGCGGGGAGGGCGTCCCCAAGGGCGACGCGCTGGCCACCGCGCGGATCGCGGGCATCATGGGCGCCAAACGCACGCCGGATCTGATCCCGCTGTGCCACCCGTTGTCGGTGTCCGGTGTGAAACTGGACGTGTCGGTCGCGGACGACGCCGTGGAGATCCTGGCCACCGTGAAGACGACGGACCGCACGGGCGTCGAGATGGAGGCCCTCACCGCGGTGTCCGTCGCCGCGCTCACCGTGATCGACATGGTCAAGGCGGTCGACAAGGGAGCGGTCATCACGGACGTGCGGGTGGAGGAGAAGACGGGCGGCAAGTCGGGCGACTGGAGCCGGGCATGA
- a CDS encoding MogA/MoaB family molybdenum cofactor biosynthesis protein, whose protein sequence is MTADGSIGGALLAPYSALVVTASNRAAAGVYEDKGGPLIADGLKGFGFAVDGPQVVPDGDPVEAALRAGVEAGYDVVVTTGGTGISPTDRTPEATRAVIAYEVPGIAEAIRAFGREKVPTAALSRGLAGVAGRTLIVNLPGSSGGVKDGLAVLEPLLMHAVDQIRGGDHPRPGHGSGGAS, encoded by the coding sequence ATGACGGCCGACGGGTCGATCGGCGGCGCGCTCCTCGCGCCCTACAGCGCCCTGGTCGTCACCGCCTCCAACCGGGCCGCCGCCGGGGTCTACGAGGACAAGGGCGGCCCGCTGATCGCCGATGGCCTCAAGGGCTTCGGCTTCGCCGTCGACGGCCCGCAGGTCGTGCCCGACGGTGACCCCGTGGAGGCCGCCCTGCGCGCCGGCGTCGAGGCCGGATACGACGTCGTCGTCACCACCGGCGGCACCGGCATCTCGCCCACCGACCGCACCCCCGAGGCCACCCGCGCGGTGATCGCCTACGAGGTGCCGGGCATCGCGGAGGCCATCCGGGCGTTCGGGCGGGAGAAGGTGCCGACCGCCGCGCTCTCCCGGGGCCTGGCCGGGGTGGCGGGACGCACCCTGATCGTCAACCTGCCGGGTTCCAGTGGCGGGGTGAAGGACGGACTGGCCGTTCTGGAGCCCCTGTTGATGCACGCCGTCGACCAGATCCGCGGCGGCGACCACCCGAGACCCGGCCACGGCAGTGGGGGTGCGAGCTGA
- a CDS encoding GNAT family N-acetyltransferase → MNSPSWPVVLADGDVVLRPIRMRDQRLWREVNRRNRDWLRPWEATIPPPTPSGPIAHRPTYRQMVRHLRAEANAGRMLPFVIEYRGQLVGQLTVAGITWGSMCSGHVGYWVDQSVAGRGVMPTAVALVVDHCFRTVGLHRIEVCIRPENGPSRRVVEKLGFREEGLRPRYLHIDGAWRDHLVFALTAEEVPDGLLRRWQRARSRSTPHDNPA, encoded by the coding sequence CTGAACAGCCCATCCTGGCCCGTCGTACTGGCGGACGGCGATGTCGTCCTGAGGCCGATAAGAATGCGTGACCAGCGGCTGTGGCGTGAGGTCAACCGGCGCAACCGGGACTGGCTGCGCCCCTGGGAGGCGACCATTCCGCCGCCCACCCCGAGCGGGCCGATCGCGCACCGTCCGACCTACCGTCAGATGGTCCGCCACCTCAGGGCCGAGGCGAACGCGGGGCGGATGCTGCCGTTCGTCATCGAGTACCGGGGGCAGCTGGTCGGGCAGTTGACGGTCGCCGGAATCACCTGGGGCTCGATGTGCTCGGGCCATGTCGGCTACTGGGTGGACCAGTCGGTGGCCGGGCGCGGAGTGATGCCGACCGCTGTGGCGCTTGTCGTGGACCACTGTTTCCGCACGGTCGGCCTGCACCGCATCGAGGTCTGCATTCGCCCCGAGAACGGGCCCAGCCGTCGGGTCGTCGAGAAACTCGGATTCCGCGAGGAGGGACTGCGGCCGCGTTATCTCCACATCGACGGCGCCTGGCGCGACCATCTCGTGTTCGCGCTCACCGCGGAAGAGGTGCCCGACGGTTTGCTCCGACGCTGGCAGCGGGCACGCTCCAGGAGTACGC